In Phenylobacterium zucineum HLK1, one DNA window encodes the following:
- a CDS encoding GNAT family N-acetyltransferase translates to MSAEPCAPPPAPVLTPEDPADAALIEALLDRAFGPGRLAKSSERVREFADFAPELSFCAREDGRLAGVVRMWRVNVGETPVVFLGPLAVEPELQSGGVGGLLVQRACAAAKAAGEAAVLLVGDPPYFARFGFEGAPDAVMPGPVDRARVLALRFADVALSGPVRPR, encoded by the coding sequence ATGTCCGCCGAACCCTGCGCGCCGCCGCCGGCGCCTGTCCTGACCCCTGAAGACCCCGCCGACGCCGCGCTCATCGAGGCGCTGCTGGACCGCGCCTTCGGCCCCGGCCGCCTGGCCAAGTCGTCCGAGCGGGTGCGCGAGTTCGCCGACTTCGCCCCCGAGCTGTCGTTCTGCGCCCGTGAGGACGGCCGGCTGGCCGGGGTGGTGCGGATGTGGCGGGTGAACGTGGGCGAAACGCCTGTGGTGTTCCTGGGGCCTCTCGCGGTCGAGCCCGAGCTGCAGAGCGGCGGGGTCGGCGGCCTGCTGGTCCAGCGCGCCTGCGCGGCGGCGAAGGCAGCGGGCGAGGCCGCGGTGCTGCTGGTGGGCGATCCGCCCTATTTCGCCCGCTTCGGATTCGAGGGCGCGCCCGACGCGGTGATGCCGGGGCCGGTGGACCGCGCGCGGGTGCTGGCCCTGCGCTTCGCCGACGTGGCGCTGTCGGGGCCGGTGCGGCCGCGCTGA
- a CDS encoding MFS transporter: MADVPPEPSPSARELLGHRDYVFFWGSRWAGAFAAQIQSVAMGWHMYVLARETRSVEESAFLVGMIGLAAFLPVLLLTLPAGEAADRYDRRKVLLLCLTGEIASVLSLAIATVNGWASPALLLAIAVVFGASRAFFAPANTALGPMLVPRRLLPRAIAWNSLAWQTASIAGPAAGGFLLAHAPQTAYFTTFGLYALAMVFVASIRGNTRPEVNPGSRWQLMKEGLAYVWRQKIVFGAISLDLFAVLLGGATALLPVFARDVLHVGSEGFGVLRASPAIGATLVALWLAANPLRRYAGGFMFAGVAVFGAATVVFGLSKAMWLSVAALIVLGGADMLSVYVRQTLVQLVTPDQMRGRVAAVSSVFIGASNELGEFESGVVARILGPVGAAVFGGTGAMIVTALWAKLFPDLRRADRLE; the protein is encoded by the coding sequence ATGGCCGACGTCCCGCCCGAACCGTCCCCCTCCGCCCGCGAGCTGCTGGGCCATCGGGACTACGTCTTCTTCTGGGGCTCGCGCTGGGCCGGCGCCTTCGCCGCCCAGATCCAGTCGGTGGCCATGGGCTGGCACATGTACGTGCTGGCGCGCGAGACCCGCTCGGTCGAGGAGAGCGCCTTCCTCGTCGGCATGATCGGCCTGGCCGCCTTCCTGCCGGTGCTGCTGCTCACCCTGCCGGCCGGCGAGGCCGCCGACCGCTACGACCGCCGCAAGGTGCTGCTGCTGTGCCTGACCGGCGAGATCGCCAGCGTGCTCTCCCTCGCCATCGCCACCGTCAACGGCTGGGCCTCGCCCGCCCTGCTGCTGGCCATCGCCGTGGTGTTCGGGGCAAGCCGGGCCTTCTTCGCCCCGGCCAACACCGCGCTTGGGCCCATGCTGGTGCCGCGCCGCCTGCTGCCGCGCGCCATCGCCTGGAACTCGCTGGCCTGGCAGACCGCCTCCATCGCCGGGCCGGCGGCGGGGGGCTTCCTGCTCGCCCACGCGCCCCAGACGGCCTACTTCACCACCTTCGGGCTGTACGCCCTGGCGATGGTGTTCGTCGCCTCGATCCGCGGGAACACCCGGCCCGAGGTGAACCCCGGCTCGCGCTGGCAGCTGATGAAGGAGGGCCTGGCCTACGTCTGGCGCCAGAAGATCGTCTTCGGCGCCATCTCCCTCGACCTGTTCGCCGTTCTGCTGGGCGGGGCGACGGCCCTGCTGCCGGTGTTCGCCCGCGACGTGCTGCACGTGGGCTCGGAGGGCTTCGGCGTGCTGCGGGCCTCGCCGGCCATCGGCGCGACCCTGGTGGCCCTGTGGCTCGCCGCCAATCCCCTGCGCCGCTACGCCGGCGGCTTCATGTTCGCGGGCGTGGCGGTGTTCGGCGCGGCCACCGTCGTGTTCGGCCTCTCCAAGGCCATGTGGCTGTCGGTGGCGGCCCTGATCGTGCTCGGCGGCGCCGACATGCTCAGCGTCTACGTGCGCCAGACCCTGGTCCAGCTCGTCACCCCCGACCAGATGCGCGGCCGGGTGGCGGCGGTCTCATCGGTGTTCATCGGCGCCTCCAACGAGCTGGGCGAGTTCGAGAGCGGCGTCGTCGCCCGCATCCTCGGCCCCGTGGGCGCGGCGGTGTTCGGCGGGACGGGCGCGATGATCGTCACCGCTCTCTGGGCC